The genomic DNA ATTAATATATGAAACTAACAGAAATGTCATAATTCCACCATGTTTTCCACATGGTTCTCCATCGTTTGAACTTTGACCAGAGCTCTTTTAACATCTCGTTGTGTCCTCTTCTTATGCAATGGTTTAATGGCACAGCCACCACCACCTGTTTCTCTCAAGGCACTTAACTTCTAATATTCATATGGCGgtagtggatggatggatgaattttGTGCTCTTATTTCCAAGATTGCAATTTTTATTTCAGGTGAATATACCACAAAATCCATCGTACAGTTTTAAATGTTCACACCAGTGGCTGTGTGAATATTACAGTCCACCATTCACTTCAGTTCGAAACACCTTCTGGGGCTGCATTTCACATCATACTAAATGTTTTCTGTCACCTCCCAAACCAGAAATAACAATGCAGCTTAGCAGGGTTCACAAGAGCGGCTGAAGAAATCCTACAGTCCAGCAATGATTTTGTTCTTTAGTCCAAGGACTTTGGGGGAAAGCCTTTCACCATCCATTTGCAAGAGCACTTTCTGAATGAATTCATAGGAGTATTTCAGCTCTTTGGGGTAAGCCATGTTCAGTACATACATGACTCCCAGTAACATTGCACATGCTTGGGCTACAGATCCAGTGTTGTCCAGAATGATTACTCCTTCAACATAAATGCCAATGTCATCATGAGCTCCAATTTCTCCACCCTCCTTGTTGATGACATATATGCCCATGGTGGATTTCTGCAGGTCTCTCTGGATGTCATCTCCTTCAATGTCCTGTATATTTGAAGAAAATaggggaagaaaagaaaacatatttatgtaatagattttaatGACATAAAATTctaaatttatttatatttacaaaatacatttatgcTGGTcagtaaaactattaaaaatcttttttgtaCTTGTGTCAGTTAAATAAAGTTATTCATATAAAAAAATTTCATATGAATGACCAAAtcacagatttttgtttttattgtattgtggaaaatatttaatatttaatatgtaatattcagtaggaaccaatgggcttggagCTGAGACCCAGAAGTCAGAACGGATTGAGAGATGGACTAACACATggatggttttggtcttttaattgaacaataataaaataatgaataaagccAGACTTATATCATTTCAAGAACCAAACTgatagttttaaatgttttagccAATTCATGAAAATCTCCAGACACAGCTACATTTACATGATCCTATGACAACATCCATGTTGTTTTACTCTTCTGGATTTCATTTCCTCAACACAAAGTTCGTCAGTGTCTGTTCAATTATTATTGGACGTCAGAGTTCTTGAATGCACCAGGGTGTGTTTAGAAAATGGTACCTGCTAGCAACACTGTGCAGCAATTTGTTGATTTTTATACAAATATTCTCAACCTTATGGCTACTTATAAAAGGTAATAATTGATTACTTTGGCAAATGGTCAGCGGTAATGTTAATATATTTGTCATCAACggcttaaaacataaaaaaacaccagTATGATCCTTATGATCCTCTGTAGTGACACGTTTTAGTGGCTAGAGCATTTTTCAAGTTTTGTAGTAGttgatttaaataaacagcAGGCTTCCACACCATCATAGCTCTAGACCCCAAAACACGACAGCATGTAGACATTGACAGGATTACAGTTGCCATTGTTGTGGTGTCAACACACTTATTTTGTTATGCATCAGGtttgttttcgttttttggtGAGTGTCCCTTTAAATCACATTGTGAAAGCCATTTTTCTTCTAATAACTAGTGGGTTAGTGACATTTTCTATAATACAAAACAGTACATGTGACTGACAAATGCAATTCCAATGACTTGCCTTATACTCCCAAATGAGATGTCCAACATCCTCGCCAAGGTAGATGCAAAGTGCCTTTAGGACTGCTGTCCTTTTAAGATTGACATCACTCGTCGCCTGTTTAAAAGGAtaacaattattaaaatattcctAAATAcatcaattattttaaaaaaaattcttgaAATTGTAGAATATTTCCAACATGTGGTAACCTcaaaaacatatatacacaatgactttattatacaaaatgtaaatggactgcccCATTTTGCTAATGAATGTTAGTGAATTGTGACTTAATTTTGATAAAATGTCAGGTGTGATTGTGTAGGGCGATAGCACTACTGTAACTTCTACTTCTTCAGGGAAGTTTCACTGAGAGCAATGCTCTCTTCTTCACAGTTAACACCTAGAAGCTGCTTTTACAACCAGTCGGATCTGCAGGCTACTGAGGATTAAGGGTCTTGCTCAAGGCAGGTGGtactctttcactttccccacctgGATATTGAATTGGCACATTTCCAGTCACAAACCTGCTTCTCTAACCTGTATGCCACTATTGCCTCATTAAGGCATCATCAGTCCTTAGAAATGTgtctctatttatttattttattcctacagcacttttcaaaacacaGTTAAAGTGCTTTATATGGTTGAACCAGAATTAAGACAAACAAAATCAGACAAGTGCCTACGTAGAAAGCCATAAGGCAGGGAGAGCACCTCCCTGCCCATCCATGTGCATACATGGAAGGCCcgagacagagagcagcctgGTCACCTTTATTCTTGAGCCGGGCCTTAGGAACCTTGCCCCTTACAAATAATCAAGGCTGCTCTTGAAGTCTTCAAAGGCTCCATATGGTACGAAACAGGTACATTTCATGAAGTTGCTCCACAGTGTATATATTTTCTACTACAATGTATACACGTTTACCTCTTGCAAGATTGCCAGATGTGTGGCTAGTTTCTGGCCAGAAACACCTCCCTTCGTCTGGAAAACCGATGTCAGCTGGGGTAAATGGCTGTCCAACTGCACCATGAAGGTTGTTTCAGGTGGGATTGTTGTTATGCGCTGGAATTCAGCATTTATCTGTTatacacaagaaaaaaataacagaagacaaagagcacTGTGTTCAGCCATTGGTGTAATATTTTGTAGCTACTGTATGATTAAAGGATACTTTTGACCTCATTATTCAAGATAATAATTAGTTGAATGTATTGCTATTAATCAAAGGTAATGGAAATCAAAACTTATTTAAACCTtgctaatattttttttcaaatttacaATGGGTCAAATGTCTAAGTGTAATGTGAAAACCCCAATTCCAGCAGCAGGAAGCTGTTTTCATCAGACAATCTCTGATAAAGTGACTGTACACTACCttctcagcagcaaacagcagacagatacAGTTATAGTGGTCAAAATTAATTATATTAGTAAATTATCAATTACTGGGGGGAATTTTTCCCCCGAATTTATTTAGGTTTCAGCAGTTACAAACCAAGATTGTATAATGCGAAGAAGCacactggggggaaaaaggcaAGCATGCGCTTACCTCATCAATATGAAAAAGTGCAGGCCACCTGGCTTTAAACTCTGCGGCAGCTGGCTTTTCCTGCAccacctcttttcttctgtagGAGAATGTTTTTGACATCTTCTGTTTTATACACAGTGCACTGTTTCTTTGTTTGACATCGTTCGCCAGCAGGGTGTGAAGGAAAAAAGTTGACTTCAGCCTTTTTAGGCTTCTTTACGTTTTGGGCTGGGAGGCTTTCATCACTACGTTTGTTTTTCAAAGCATTTACAGTCACTTCTGGACAGCCAATGTTTCGCATCTTCGTCCTGTAATTagccattttatattttaggcTAATCATCCAGCCATAGTAACCAGTGGCAGATGGTTCCTTCAAACAGGGAAATTTTTTTATGAGTGCCCCTGCTACCTCATCTATTTGGTAATTTTGTGGATATGCTGTATACTGGAAGATCTGCTCAGCTAGCTTCTGTAAGATGTCAGACTTCAACCCCGGAGTGATCTTCAGTTGAGTGCCAGTTTCTCTGAAGTGCTCATTTCCACGTTGAAGCTGCACCTCTACATTGTATGGAAAGCGAGGAATGGGGAATTCACGGGGCCATGCACGTGCTCTCAATTCATTGTCTGAATGTGGCAGAATGCTGGTGTTATCCGAGTCTGTTGAGGACAATGAGGCCGATGAGGAAACAATGGGAGATGTTTGGCTGTTCACTGGTGCTCCAGATGATCCAGAAGTGCTGGGAGCATTCTCCATTAAAGAAGATGGACTCAAACCCACATCATTTATgggggttagagttagggttgcCATGTACACCAACTTGATTGTACTTCTGTCCTGTATGTCTTGTACTGATGTAATGTTCATGAATTCATTATTGAAGTCAGGATCCATGAACTGAATACGAAAGTCTGTTTCAATTCCAAATTCTTGGCGAATTGTATCGTGTAACTCTGTCAAAGTTTCTGGCATTCCTGAATGGAGATCAAGTCTTCGATAGTCATCGTTGTTCACAATGACTCTCAACTTCAGACGCTGTGCCATTCTTCAATCTAATTgttaaagaagacaaaaaaaatgttaaatcagCATCTGGTACTATTGTTACTTAAGTATAACTGTTCATGAACCGAATTAGAGCAGGAACATACTACCACACAATATTAATCTGTAATGTTATTCTGCAGttgtaaacatttcatttttaccataactttatttgtgtggaatgaaaaacacagatattttttctttgtttgtggttgtgtgGTAGTTCTTCCTTTGAACATGATATATTTAAACAGACAGATTTGaacattcatttgtattatGTTAGTCACAAATGTTTTCCTTAACATGCATTAACATGAGGGTAATTTAGTACAGGGAGATGTCAGATGACTGGATAATTTCCCTCAGAAAATTCTTTCTAACTTTACTAAAAACAAAATTAGTCCTGTAAGAAATGTTAGGCAGCCCTCTTGTTACCATATTTAGTGTATTAGTGTATCAACTCATGCAGCGTATGAACACAACGCAAACTACCATAATACCACCTTGTATCTGTATGAATCTTTTAAGTGTCAACATTCGCCGGCCTCCAATCATGTAATCTGCCATGGGGTACTGGTCCAACAAGGCACCATGTTGAATGAGGATTTAATAGTGGAACATACTGCAGCGTTCTTTTAGTTTTGTCATCCAAGATATATTCT from Sander vitreus isolate 19-12246 chromosome 2, sanVit1, whole genome shotgun sequence includes the following:
- the LOC144530708 gene encoding uncharacterized protein LOC144530708, coding for MAQRLKLRVIVNNDDYRRLDLHSGMPETLTELHDTIRQEFGIETDFRIQFMDPDFNNEFMNITSVQDIQDRSTIKLVYMATLTLTPINDVGLSPSSLMENAPSTSGSSGAPVNSQTSPIVSSSASLSSTDSDNTSILPHSDNELRARAWPREFPIPRFPYNVEVQLQRGNEHFRETGTQLKITPGLKSDILQKLAEQIFQYTAYPQNYQIDEVAGALIKKFPCLKEPSATGYYGWMISLKYKMANYRTKMRNIGCPEVTVNALKNKRSDESLPAQNVKKPKKAEVNFFPSHPAGERCQTKKQCTVYKTEDVKNILLQKKRGGAGKASCRRV